The DNA sequence AAATTgaaaattctgaaaattcaaattttgaaaaaaaccctgaaaattCCAGATAGTTTCAGTTCCCATTGATTTCCACTTGTATGGAcgaaaaatacaattaattttatttttcttcaaaatatcttatgtaTTTGTTCCACAGgagaaagaaatacataaagGTTTGGTACAACagtaaataattttgttttctgaaaaatgtatcaaaataaagggactttatgcttaaaacaagaaaaaatatccATCTGTGCAAACTtaattcaaaaagaaaacaaaattatttttcttaccccattgacAGATcacttttcttgttttaagcataaactaaattttaattttgataacTTAATATCTCAAGTCATATTCCTTCTTTAATAAATGTCTTGATTTAGGAATTTTTTGGCGTTTGTAATGAAAAACAAGACCAAAATTGTAAGTAAGAAAATCCATTTTTTGCAGCGTTGCTTTTCCAGTTGCTTGGGAGTTGAAATGCAGCTAAGTATTTGTTGTTAAGTGGTTCTAAGTGCATTCTTAGACACTGCTTTTTTGGGgggtgtttttgtgtgttgtcaGGTTGGTTGCTAAGGTGTACTGGATATTTGTTGGCTTATGGGATGCATGGCGAGTTGCACACTGCAGTGTCAGCGATCTAAACAAACCTCTAACCCGATGTTTGAGAAGTAGCAATAGTGATGCTGGAGAAAGTAAACATTAGAACTTGAGAGTTGTTTTAAGCATGATGACTTTTTGCAGTGCAGCTGTGTCTCGACATCTGGACACATGCAGCTGCGAGTCTGTCTCGATTAACTGTCCCGAACTCTCATTCTGAGAGCCATTCGTGGAATACCATAATTCCGTTTTCTCTGACAGTGTTCGGTTTGTCTGACTgaaaagtgaagccaaaacATTTTGATCGCTCCCTGCTGGATGGCTGCAGTataggtcataaaccccgccctctccatgtaaaccaATCGAACGTGATCGGaactaaaaaaatctaattacacTTACTTCTCTTCCAAAGACAATTTCCATCATTTTAGGTAGTTCTTATCACTCCAATGAATGTTCGAGTGTTTGTTCGTTCGTTGTTtttatgtagttatttaatgctataaaaacaGGGTGTGGTATCATGATTGTGAGCTTGTGATTGGATCTGTGGGAGTTTGGGTGGGACTTTGAAAccgcggctccacctcacgatCACTACTGCACAAATGATGACTCATGCTCCAAATGACGTCATCGGGGCAAGATGAAACATGGAACATTTTGGGTTTACTTTTCTACGGTGGAAGGAAGCGAAAATGCGTCATACAACTtattttacagtctatggtctgACCTGAGGCAAAACATCTGGACGTCGTCCAAAACGTGATGCTTTGATTTGTTTGCCATGAAGGTTTCGGAGTTTGTGCTCATGTCGAATCCGGAGAAGATGCTCCTCTGATGGGCCATCAGTGCCGTTTGACTTCGtctcattttctctctttctttctcaatcgccccctggtggctggctgcagtataGGTTATAAACCCCACCCTTTCCATGTAAACCAATGGAATGTGAGCAAAATTAAACCAATCAAAGATGGTTTCTGTCTTTTCACTCTAATGTTTATTTAAGTATTAGTTTTTctaaaaaagtttgtttttagttagttatttgatgctataaacATGGGGTGTCGTCACCCCCTGAGGCCAATTATCTGGACATTGTCCCAAACAAGATGCGGGATGACAGCCGCCATATGCAACGCCTCCAGGGAGCTCTAACAAGACCAAGTCCTATCTAAATGAATGGGTGAATCCTggaatctcaaaaactgctcgctgaactcacgattaaattacatatttcaaatcagcaacaaaatctgaaatgaactgccccagcctcaggtttctatgggaaccgGAGCTTCTAACGGCCGCTGCAGTGACGCAGTGACTTTACCAATCAaccattggctctttcatttagaaggcggGACAATCCCGCCAtattgcagtttctcccattcataagtataggagtgaaccgtctttgtacttctatagtctttggtgtCGCGCaactctgactgaaattcaatgacgtcaaggctgtaatgtgattggttattaaGGCACACGTGATCCAAGTTAACTGTTGCGCTTTCTCCAATAGTAAGTAATACAGTATAATCTCAATAATCTCATCTCACTATAGTAAGACAATCTCTGTTTTGGCTTCCCTTTTCTACATTGGAAGGAAGTGGAAATGagtcgtccatctttttttacagttcATGGTCCGACCTGAGGCAAAACATCTGGATGTCACATTAACTCGTTCATCATGAAGGTTTCTGAGTTCATGCTTGTGTCGAATCAGGCAAAGATGCTCCTCTGATGGGCCACCAGTGCCGTCTGACTCTCTCgtcttctctctttctttctctccatcCGCACTTTCCAGCAAACGGCGCTCAGGGCGAGCAGCACCAGCCCGGCCGAGAGCAGCACCAGTCCAAAGTACGATATGGTGGAGCCGTGAGAGTTGAAGCTGTACGCGACGGCCGTCACTACGATCCCTGCGATCAGGACCACCACTCCGAAGGGCACGGTGCAGCGGTAGCAGGACAGCTCTGCTCCGCCGGTGGCTGCTGTCAGCTGTCCCTCATTGACCAGGGGGATGGTGACGGCCAGCGGCTGCAGTTGAGGAGGCTCGTTGTTGTTGGTTTTCTCTTGCAGGATTCGCTCTGAAGCTCCGGGGATTGTCATGGTGTCTTTCAGCAGCTCGGTGGGCATCGCAGGGTCAAGGGTCAGCGTGTTTTGGGGCATCGGCCGCAGTCTGAGCCGTCACTACGCTCTACTGTGCCGGTTTCCACACCTAGAGGAAAAGCACGGCATGTTTGTTCACAGAGCTTCACATAGGCATAATAAAGAGaaagggaaaagaaaagaatataCTTTGAACAATGTATTAGCGAACAGTTGATGGTACCTATTCCATAGTATTGggaaaaaatattatgaaagtCAGTGGCTACCATCAACTCTTCGGTTACCCACATTCGTCAAAATATCTTatcaaaatatcatttttgggtgaattattccttcaagaaaaaataataaaaaataaaaaataaaagtataatttaaaatcaGATTAAATcgaatgaaaatgaaagaacaacaatatataaaaaaaattacatcttATGAAGAAACCCATCAGAAAGTTGCtttgcagttgctagggtgttctggtgaattgttgttaactaaaactaaaactatgtaaaattaataaaattaataattaataaaaatttaacatttataaaaaaaaaactaaataaaaaaatagtaataacaagaaaagtttaatttaaatctgattaaaataaataaaaacaaattaattaatttatttatatatatttttatttttatggttttatacAGATATTTTGTTGCTAGGGAGTTGCTTGGGTGTTTTTGGtgcattgttattgttaactaaaaatgtctattaaaataaagaaataagtagaaataaaataaaatataaatattagatgaagaACTTGAGCataaaaaacttgaaaaattaGAAATGCCGACTTAGAAATGTCTAATTCTACTTGATTtaactgaaaaactaaaatgactcaaattaaaacagaaataaactttaattaaagttacatatagaaatatttaaaataataataataataataaaaatgacaaaagcacataacaaaataaagtttaaagtgaaatatataaatagaaagaaatcaaagctaatttaaaataccaataaatcctataataacatacaaataatactaaaataaccctGCCGTGGTGGTTTCCACGGCCTGCATTCCAGTTGCTAGGGCACTTTGTGTAGTTGCTAGGGAGTTGCTAAGGTCtgtggttgctagagtgttctgggtggtttgtgactgctgtgtgtgtgtgttgctagGCTGGTGTACcaggtgtttgtttgtttacggGATGCATGATGAGTTACACACTGAAGTTTAATACTAAGTGTAAGTGCTAGGGATCTAAACAAACCTTTATTCCGATGTTTGAGAAGTATAGACATAGCGATGCATGAGTGAGTAAACGCTAGGACTTTAGAGTTGTTTTGGTTTTCAGATGGGAAGAGCCCCCCGGATCTGCTTTTGGAGTGCAGACGCAGGCTGAGCGCCGGCTGAATGACGCAGAGAGAGCTGCCACATTCCCTGGAGAGCTCGCCGTATGACATTACAGACTGGCCCATGAAACACGAGCTCCATATAAATTAACAGCCATTTCTCAAGGGGCTTTTTCTTAAGAGGGTCAGCAGATCTGCCAAACGCCCGCGACTCTCCTCGCTCTGACCGATACACATTACAGCTGCAACGTTTGGCCTGGATTCCAACCCACATGTTTAGATTCACTTCAATTCTTTTCCATTTAGATCTTCTTCAgtgacccagtgcattgtgaacATGATATGATAAAGTCATGGTAATGAGTTTTTGCACTACTTTAATTCATTAAATCAATTTAACCAATTttaacttcatttttttttaagtaatacaAGATTAAACTCGATTAATATAATTGAGTTAAAATTACTTGTACAGCCAATTTaattatacttaaaaaaaaaattaaataaagcagcaactgaacttttacagtgtagaaacggacaaaaactgcattttagtttttacactAAACTGaacatacaataaaacaaatccaaatagatagacagactcGATTATACAATCTGAAAACTGCATTTTCTTATCATTTACATCAAAGTAGCATTATTTTTTCCAAGTTGAAATTTTGTTTATCAGTCCTCATGAAAGTAGAAAAAGTCATAAAATATTAGTCTGATACTTGTTTTAGTATGTAGAATGTTGTAGTATATTTTTGAACCCTTCAGACTCATCATGAAGGTCAGTATTagtttaaatgcatttgtgcATTGAATATGGCTTATAGCATATATTTATTgctttgactttattttttaaaatgtctgttttggTCACTTAAAACAGTTTctatcattatattttaattccATTTACAATATTCAATattagttttaatgcattgcaGTGAATATGGATATATATTCCTTCGCTTAAGACAGCTCATTTGTGTTCTAGACTGAAATTGTGTTTTCTTGTAGagctccaataatctttgttttatttacagcttTTTTTACAGAGTATGTCAGAAAATGCATGCATGAAGGCTGCAGAAACGTGCAACACCCTTACTACCAATATAACAATTCACTGTTACTCATTTCAATCCTAAATGTGAGTGTGAAATAATGTTGCATGGTTTGTTTGGTGCATGCATGAAGGTAATCTGAGAGCGGGATCAAGTCACTCACCTCACACGTGTTTTCCATCCTGCCCTCCAAAGATCCTGTTCAACAAACTGAAGACGTGAAAGTCCCGTTATACTCCAGACACAGTCTGCTGGTGAAGATCTCCTGTGAGAGACtgactatgtgtgtgtgtgtgtgtgtgtgtgcgggtcTCATTCACTAGATGAGCGTCTGTGTTTCTCCTCCTCCATGTGAACTAACACTACTTCAGTCTGAACCCAGGGGGAGGAGCGTAAACGGCAGGTCTGACCACTTTGTGGAGTCTTTTGTATACTATATAATCTGTTTGTGTGATATGCTGATGGCTGGTCACAGAATAAAGTTTACTGAGAGGAACTGCTATATCACTCTGGTTGTGTGTATGGATAGAATTAATTTTGGTTAAAACAATAGTtgacctaaaaataaaaataaattctgaagACTTACTCACcgtcaggtcatccaagatgtagatgagtttgtttcttcatcagatttggagaaatgtagcattacatcacttgctcaccaatggattgAGGAGCGTCTcgctgcagaacacaagatccagggggcgtggttggatccagatccaactcctcccaccttacatatacctaaacctacccatctccaccccctgatccctaaacccacccatctccacccctaaacctaccaatctccaccccctacactctcagaaataaaggtacaaaagctgtcactggggcggtacctttccAAAAGggacacttttgtacctattaggttcaaatatgtacactttaagtactaatatgtacctttaaggtaccaaaa is a window from the Onychostoma macrolepis isolate SWU-2019 chromosome 03, ASM1243209v1, whole genome shotgun sequence genome containing:
- the tmem100a gene encoding transmembrane protein 100 produces the protein MPQNTLTLDPAMPTELLKDTMTIPGASERILQEKTNNNEPPQLQPLAVTIPLVNEGQLTAATGGAELSCYRCTVPFGVVVLIAGIVVTAVAYSFNSHGSTISYFGLVLLSAGLVLLALSAVCWKVRMERKKERRRESQTALVAHQRSIFA